In one window of Balaenoptera musculus isolate JJ_BM4_2016_0621 chromosome 10, mBalMus1.pri.v3, whole genome shotgun sequence DNA:
- the CLEC2B gene encoding C-type lectin domain family 2 member B isoform X3, with protein sequence MLDGVLSNNPSAAVEAVELQTGNSRQEADKKTRGVTNKCMMFLCILLAISIVANILFAILVTVKKDPGAQYFCPDNWIGFQDKCYYFSKEEGDWNSSTYNCLSQNADLVMIDTIEEKDFLKRYKCASDHWIWRDMTKDQTGQWVNGSIVNNCFYSMVLQKLDATQKENGFAGKECTE encoded by the exons ATGTTGGATGGTGTGTTATCAAACAACCCATCAGCTGCTGTGGAGGCAGTGGAGCTGCAAACTGGTAACAGCAGACAAGAAGCTGATAAAAAGACACGAG gtGTTACAAACAAGTGTATgatgttcctttgtattttattagCAATATCTAtagttgctaatattttatttgctatCTTAG TTACAGTTAAAAAAGATCCGGGTGCTCAGTATTTTTGCCCAGATAATTGGATTGGTTTCCAAgataaatgctattatttttctaaagaagaaggAGATTGGAATTCAAGTACATATAACTGTTTGTCTCAAAATGCTGACCTAGTTATGATTGACACTATAGAAGAAAAG GATTTTCTTAAGCGATACAAGTGTGCTTCTGATCACTGGATTTGGCGAGACATGACCAAAGATCAAACAGGACAATGGGTGAATGGAAGCATAGTTAATAACTg CTTTTACAGT ATGGTGTTGCAAAAGCTAGATGctacacagaaagaaaatggatttgcAGGAAAAGAATGCACTGAGTAA
- the CLEC2B gene encoding C-type lectin domain family 2 member B isoform X2, with product MLDGVLSNNPSAAVEAVELQTGNSRQEADKKTRGVTNKCMMFLCILLAISIVANILFAILVKKDPGAQYFCPDNWIGFQDKCYYFSKEEGDWNSSTYNCLSQNADLVMIDTIEEKDFLKRYKCASDHWIWRDMTKDQTGQWVNGSIVNNWFNMTGNEICFYLNEDGVAKARCYTERKWICRKRMH from the exons ATGTTGGATGGTGTGTTATCAAACAACCCATCAGCTGCTGTGGAGGCAGTGGAGCTGCAAACTGGTAACAGCAGACAAGAAGCTGATAAAAAGACACGAG gtGTTACAAACAAGTGTATgatgttcctttgtattttattagCAATATCTAtagttgctaatattttatttgctatCTTAG TTAAAAAAGATCCGGGTGCTCAGTATTTTTGCCCAGATAATTGGATTGGTTTCCAAgataaatgctattatttttctaaagaagaaggAGATTGGAATTCAAGTACATATAACTGTTTGTCTCAAAATGCTGACCTAGTTATGATTGACACTATAGAAGAAAAG GATTTTCTTAAGCGATACAAGTGTGCTTCTGATCACTGGATTTGGCGAGACATGACCAAAGATCAAACAGGACAATGGGTGAATGGAAGCATAGTTAATAACTg GTTTAATATGACAGGgaatgaaatatgtttttatctTAATGAAGATGGTGTTGCAAAAGCTAGATGctacacagaaagaaaatggatttgcAGGAAAAGAATGCACTGA
- the CLEC2B gene encoding C-type lectin domain family 2 member B isoform X1, whose protein sequence is MLDGVLSNNPSAAVEAVELQTGNSRQEADKKTRGVTNKCMMFLCILLAISIVANILFAILVTVKKDPGAQYFCPDNWIGFQDKCYYFSKEEGDWNSSTYNCLSQNADLVMIDTIEEKDFLKRYKCASDHWIWRDMTKDQTGQWVNGSIVNNWFNMTGNEICFYLNEDGVAKARCYTERKWICRKRMH, encoded by the exons ATGTTGGATGGTGTGTTATCAAACAACCCATCAGCTGCTGTGGAGGCAGTGGAGCTGCAAACTGGTAACAGCAGACAAGAAGCTGATAAAAAGACACGAG gtGTTACAAACAAGTGTATgatgttcctttgtattttattagCAATATCTAtagttgctaatattttatttgctatCTTAG TTACAGTTAAAAAAGATCCGGGTGCTCAGTATTTTTGCCCAGATAATTGGATTGGTTTCCAAgataaatgctattatttttctaaagaagaaggAGATTGGAATTCAAGTACATATAACTGTTTGTCTCAAAATGCTGACCTAGTTATGATTGACACTATAGAAGAAAAG GATTTTCTTAAGCGATACAAGTGTGCTTCTGATCACTGGATTTGGCGAGACATGACCAAAGATCAAACAGGACAATGGGTGAATGGAAGCATAGTTAATAACTg GTTTAATATGACAGGgaatgaaatatgtttttatctTAATGAAGATGGTGTTGCAAAAGCTAGATGctacacagaaagaaaatggatttgcAGGAAAAGAATGCACTGA
- the CLEC2B gene encoding C-type lectin domain family 2 member B isoform X5: MLDGVLSNNPSAAVEAVELQTGNSRQEADKKTRGVTNKCMMFLCILLAISIVANILFAILVTVKKDPGAQYFCPDNWIGFQDKCYYFSKEEGDWNSSTYNCLSQNADLVMIDTIEEKDFLKRYKCASDHWIWRDMTKDQTGQWVNGSIVNN; this comes from the exons ATGTTGGATGGTGTGTTATCAAACAACCCATCAGCTGCTGTGGAGGCAGTGGAGCTGCAAACTGGTAACAGCAGACAAGAAGCTGATAAAAAGACACGAG gtGTTACAAACAAGTGTATgatgttcctttgtattttattagCAATATCTAtagttgctaatattttatttgctatCTTAG TTACAGTTAAAAAAGATCCGGGTGCTCAGTATTTTTGCCCAGATAATTGGATTGGTTTCCAAgataaatgctattatttttctaaagaagaaggAGATTGGAATTCAAGTACATATAACTGTTTGTCTCAAAATGCTGACCTAGTTATGATTGACACTATAGAAGAAAAG GATTTTCTTAAGCGATACAAGTGTGCTTCTGATCACTGGATTTGGCGAGACATGACCAAAGATCAAACAGGACAATGGGTGAATGGAAGCATAGTTAATAACTg A